One part of the Raphanus sativus cultivar WK10039 chromosome 7, ASM80110v3, whole genome shotgun sequence genome encodes these proteins:
- the LOC108814539 gene encoding probable arabinosyltransferase ARAD1, translated as MSEKSMLSSRLLFYTITVSTLLFIVSSLFFLQRNDSSFTSSLVRKLILPRTDIKNEQTGIKPVSCGVLKVFMYDLPSEFHFGLLNWHKKRSETWPDVKNVSTVPSYPGGLNRQHSVEYWLTLDLLASETPEVKRPCRATRVKSSIEADIVFVPFFSSLSYNRKSKLTGNETTSVDRLLQERLVEFLKSRDEWKRFDGRDHLIVAHHPNSLLYARNSLGSAMFVLSDFGRYPSSIANIEKDIIAPYVHVVKTVSNNESAPFEKRPVLAYFQGAIYRKDGGTIRQELYNLLKDEKDVHFAFGTVRGNGTKQTGKGMASSKFCLNIAGDTPSSNRLFDSIVSHCVPVIISDQIELPFEDTLDYSGFSVFVHSSEAVKKGFLVSLLRGITEDQWKKKWERLKEVVRCFEYRFPSQPGDSVDMIWSAVSHKLSSLRFDVHKKNRYRRSEVFDRSLST; from the exons ATGTCGGAAAAGAGCATGCTTTCCTCAAGACTCCTCTTTTACACGATAACAGTATCGACGCTGCTATTCAtcgtctcttctctcttcttcctccaacGCAACGACTCTTCTTTCACTTCAAGCTTAGTCCGCAAGCTGATTCTTCCAAGAACAGACATCAAGAACGAGCAAACCGGTATTAAACCGGTCTCGTGTGGTGTGTTAAAGGTGTTCATGTACGATCTCCCCTCTGAGTTTCACTTCGGGCTATTGAACTGGCACAAGAAAAGGTCCGAGACTTGGCCTGATGTCAAGAACGTTAGCACAGTCCCGTCTTATCCTGGTGGGTTGAATCGTCAACACAGTGTAGAGTATTGGCTCACGCTTGACTTGTTAGCTTCAGAGACACCTGAGGTTAAGAGACCATGTCGTGCAACTAGAGTGAAGAGTTCTATCGAAGCTGACATTGTCTTCGTGCCCTTCTTCTCCTCGTTGAGTTACAATAGGAAGTCTAAGCTCACTGGGAACGAGACCACCAGTGTTGATAGACTGTTGCAGGAGAGACTAGTTGAGTTCTTGAAAAGTCGTGACGAGTGGAAGAGATTTGATGGGAGAGATCACTTGATAGTAGCTCACCATCCAAACAGTTTGCTCTATGCAAGAAACTCGCTTGGCTCTGCAATGTTTGTTCTCTCGGACTTTGGTAGGTACCCATCATCGATTGCTAATATTGAGAAAGATATCATTGCTCCTTACGTGCACGTTGTTAAGACTGTCTCCAACAATGAGTCAGCTCCGTTTGAGAAGCGTCCTGTGTTGGCGTATTTCCAAGGAGCTATCTACAGAAAAGAT GGTGGAACTATACGGCAAGAACTGTATAACCTCCTTAAAGATGAGAAAGACGTTCACTTTGCATTTGGAACCGTAAGAGGGAACGGGACTAAACAAACCGGTAAAGGCATGGCTTCTTCCAAGTTTTGTCTCAATATTGCAGGTGACACGCCTTCCTCTAACCGTCTTTTCGACTCCATCGTTAGCCATTGTGTTCCGGTTATAATCAGTGATCAGATCGAGCTTCCATTTGAAGATACGCTAGACTATTCAGGTTTCTCTGTGTTTGTGCACTCTTCTGAAGCTGTGAAGAAAGGGTTTTTGGTGAGTCTCCTCAGAGGGATAACAGAGGATcagtggaagaagaagtgggaGAGACTCAAAGAGGTTGTTAGGTGTTTTGAGTATCGGTTTCCTTCTCAGCCTGGAGATTCAGTGGATATGATTTGGTCTGCGGTTTCGCATAAGCTTTCTTCACTTCGGTTTGATGTTCATAAAAAGAATAGGTACCGTAGATCTGAAGTTTTTGATAGAAGTTTATCAActtaa